Below is a window of candidate division TA06 bacterium DNA.
CCTAAAGCGTAAAGCCTGCTGTGTTTTCAGTACATTGTCAACGGTCCACAAATCCCAACAAACTAACCCCTACATTCCAATCCCATGCCCGATCCAACAGAAAATAATACATCCGACCAGATGGTGAACGACCCGTCGTCCCAGTTGTTTGCTTCCTTGGCGGACTTTTACCGGGACAACGGACTCTTTCCGGAGGCCATCGCCATCTGCCAGGCCGGACTGGAGTCCCAGCCCGGCAATATCGAAGGCCGGTTGGTACTGTCCAAATGCCTGCTGGCCACCAAACAGTATGCTTTGGCCCGGGCCGAGGCGGCCAAAGTGCTTTCGGTGCAGTCCGAGAATTCGGAGGCCAAGAAGATACTTTCTCAGGCCGATTCGGCGGTCCCGGAAGCTCAGGAGGCCTTAACCGCTCTGGCTAAGACCGAAAAGGAAGCAATTCTAGAGCCTGCGCTGCCGGTAAAATCAGAGACTGAATTTGCTTTCCCTAAGACTGCAGCTAAGGTAGAAGAACCAGCCCCGGCGCCGGTGAAAATACCAGAGACGCCCGTCAAGGAAATTCCTTCCAGCCCGCTTCCGTTAATGGCCGAGCGTACGGAGCCGCAGCCCGCATTGCCTTCGGTTCCGAAAAACATCCCGGATCGGCCGGCGGAAGTCCCGCCGGCTGCCAAGGCTTCGCCGGCAGTTCCCGATAGGCCGCCGAAACTGGCGGCTGAGGAAGTCACCGAATGGCAGACCGGGTTCGGCAAGATCATGAACAACCTGGTCCAGACCCCGCAGGTCAAGGCCTGCATGCTGGTGGACGAAAATGGTTATGCGGTGGCCGACGCCGTCTCCCGTTCGGGGCAAAGCCTTTCCGAGGACAGCGCCGCGCTTTCCGCCAATATCT
It encodes the following:
- a CDS encoding roadblock/LC7 domain-containing protein encodes the protein MPDPTENNTSDQMVNDPSSQLFASLADFYRDNGLFPEAIAICQAGLESQPGNIEGRLVLSKCLLATKQYALARAEAAKVLSVQSENSEAKKILSQADSAVPEAQEALTALAKTEKEAILEPALPVKSETEFAFPKTAAKVEEPAPAPVKIPETPVKEIPSSPLPLMAERTEPQPALPSVPKNIPDRPAEVPPAAKASPAVPDRPPKLAAEEVTEWQTGFGKIMNNLVQTPQVKACMLVDENGYAVADAVSRSGQSLSEDSAALSANIFKTAFEALKKIKLGELERIVIETGDEKIFLRQAGRMVLMISADSSAKVGLVMVNSKRAAEQAENMAKRDPNR